TAAGGCTCTAGCTGATTCGGCTGTTCCCATTCTCCCTAAAGCGATCGCGCTGGCAATACATACTTCTAAATTTAGATCGTTGAGTAACGGCTCAATATAACTGACTAAATCTAGCTCTTTAGCTAAGTCCTGACGCAATCCTAAGCCTGTTACAGCCGCTTTTCTGACTTCAGGACTGAAATCTGCCAAACTTTTCCTTAAAATGGCTGGAATTCGAGGATCGTGGAAACTAGATAAGGCGGCGATCGCGTTGCTGCGTACCTCTACTTGAGGATCTGTAACTACGCTCAAAAGTGGGGCGATCGTTTGAGACAGGTGAATTTGAGCCAGGGTACGAACTGCTAATAGTCGGGTTTCTGCTGCTTTTAGTAACTCAGCGATCGCGTCAATAGTGGGAGTCCCAATTTTACCCAAGGTGGCGATCGCCATTTCGGTTAGTTCTGCTTCTGGAGAGGTATTAATAATATTTACTAGGGATTCTACGATTTTGGGGTGCTGGAAATCTGCCAAAATTCCCCCAGCAAACCACCGTAACTCGACATCTGCTTCTTCATCGGTGAGGATCTCTAAAAGAGGGGCGATCGCGATTTCTCCCAGCTTCGGAATTACTTTGACAACATCCCAACGTTGTTGAAAGTCTCCGAATTCTAGTACCTGTAAGGCTAGGGGTAATATTTCTGCTGTTGGTAAGTCAGATGAGGATAAGAGTTTTTGGAGATAATCATTGACAGATGTCCAATCTTGGATACTGGCGGCGCGTCGTACTGGTTGCAAAAGATCCGACATTG
Above is a genomic segment from Merismopedia glauca CCAP 1448/3 containing:
- a CDS encoding HEAT repeat domain-containing protein; translation: MSDLLQPVRRAASIQDWTSVNDYLQKLLSSSDLPTAEILPLALQVLEFGDFQQRWDVVKVIPKLGEIAIAPLLEILTDEEADVELRWFAGGILADFQHPKIVESLVNIINTSPEAELTEMAIATLGKIGTPTIDAIAELLKAAETRLLAVRTLAQIHLSQTIAPLLSVVTDPQVEVRSNAIAALSSFHDPRIPAILRKSLADFSPEVRKAAVTGLGLRQDLAKELDLVSYIEPLLNDLNLEVCIASAIALGRMGTAESARAL